A window of the Hordeum vulgare subsp. vulgare chromosome 5H, MorexV3_pseudomolecules_assembly, whole genome shotgun sequence genome harbors these coding sequences:
- the LOC123452924 gene encoding uncharacterized protein LOC123452924, with protein MRIMVRTLRGDRVALDVDGATTTVAQAKGMVMARERVPVAMQRLFFAGCHLDDDDRMLADYGVQHDSVLFLGLRLRAADAAPCQDEMHRLQLPAGLIDTKHEVRQEIDVHAHGHTGANGGGGEEPEKARARNLPSRRALRKILSRLHVDAWTRQQDAKLLDLLQRHTAGRGGGVGELTGEDWSAIRAELNAATGSGFHVEELQRRVGEFRRELEAVGRIKSHPRSGYDPRRRVVVVAEEADWKRYTPPENPEAAACEGRSPRLVQLRAVFCGDGRASAGAGVKSRESRPKRYLNKLLQSFGLRYKL; from the exons ATGAGGATCATGGTGCGGACGCTCCGCGGGGACAGGGTGGCGCTGGACGTGGACGGCGCGACCACGACCGTGGCGCAGGCCAAGGGCATGGTCATGGCACGGGAGCGCGTCCCCGTGGCCATGCAGCggctcttcttcgccggctgcCACCTCGACGACGACGACCGCATGCTTGCCGACTACGGCGTCCAGCACGACTCCGTCCTCTTCCTCGGCCTCCGCCTCCGCGCCGCCGACGCCGCCCCGTGTCA GGACGAGATGCATAGGTTGCAGCTGCCGGCAGGATTGATCGACACGAAGCACGAAGTGCGTCAGGAGATTGATGTGCATGCCCATGGCCACACGGGCGCgaacggcggcggcggtgaggagcCGGAGAAGGCCAGGGCCAGGAACCTGCCGTCGCGGCGCGCGCTCCGCAAGATCCTCTCGAGGCTGCACGTGGACGCGTGGACGAGGCAGCAAGACGCCAAGCTGCTGGACCTGCTGCAGCGCCACACGGCGGGACGAGGCGGCGGCGTGGGCGAGCTGACCGGCGAGGACTGGTCGGCCATCCGCGCCGAGCTGAACGCGGCCACGGGGTCCGGGTTCCACGTGGAGGAGCTGCAGCGGCGGGTGGGAGAGTTCCGGCGCGAGCTCGAGGCCGTGGGCCGGATCAAGAGCCACCCGCGGTCCGGCTACGACCCGCGCCGCcgggtcgtcgtcgtcgccgaggAGGCCGACTGGAAGCGATACACGCCGCCGGAGAATCCAGAGGCGGCGGCGTGCGAGGGGAGGAGCCCGCGTCTGGTTCAGCTCCGAGCAGTTTTCTGCGGAGACGGGCGTGccagcgccggcgccggcgtgaaAAGCCGGGAGTCGCGGCCGAAGAGATACCTGAACAAGTTGCTGCAGAGTTTTGGGCTTCGATATAAGTTGTAG